One genomic segment of Bradyrhizobium prioriisuperbiae includes these proteins:
- a CDS encoding GntR family transcriptional regulator: MAGVEPSKTRQVYLVLRDRIAGGRLDHEGTLPAEQALAAEYGVSRVTVRRALAELEQEGLIARRRGAGTFVLGAGGAKPIVADFSDVLANLVAMGRETAVRLLAFDYREPSAAIASTLKLGAGEKTQFSVRVRLIDGQPFSHLTTHVPQRIGLTYTEADLAARPLLSLLERSGVQIERATQEVTAVLATPDVAAALDVEVGSALLGTTRTVFAADGSGVEHLSALYRPDRYALHMEMVRTEAAGVRRWATVLAPAAGDQITRKAS, translated from the coding sequence ATGGCCGGTGTCGAGCCATCAAAGACCCGACAAGTCTATCTGGTGCTGCGCGACCGGATCGCCGGTGGCCGGCTCGACCATGAGGGGACGCTGCCGGCCGAGCAGGCGCTGGCGGCCGAATATGGCGTGTCGCGTGTCACCGTCAGGCGCGCGTTGGCCGAGCTGGAGCAGGAGGGATTGATCGCCCGCCGCCGCGGCGCGGGGACGTTCGTGCTTGGCGCAGGCGGGGCCAAGCCGATCGTGGCGGATTTTTCCGACGTGCTGGCCAACCTGGTGGCGATGGGGCGTGAAACCGCGGTTCGGTTGCTTGCCTTCGACTATCGCGAGCCGTCGGCGGCGATTGCGTCCACGCTCAAGCTCGGCGCCGGTGAGAAGACCCAGTTCTCGGTGCGGGTCCGTCTGATCGACGGCCAGCCCTTCTCGCATTTGACCACCCACGTTCCCCAGCGCATCGGCCTGACTTACACCGAGGCTGATCTTGCCGCTCGCCCGCTGCTGTCCCTGCTGGAGCGCTCCGGCGTGCAGATCGAGCGCGCGACACAGGAAGTGACTGCGGTGCTGGCGACGCCCGACGTCGCGGCCGCGCTCGATGTCGAAGTCGGCTCGGCGTTGCTCGGCACGACGCGGACGGTTTTTGCCGCCGACGGCAGCGGCGTCGAGCATCTCAGCGCATTGTATCGGCCGGATCGCTACGCCTTGCACATGGAAATGGTGCGCACCGAAGCCGCCGGGGTGCGCCGCTGGGCCACCGTGCTGGCGCCGGCGGCTGGCGATCAGATCACCAGGAAAGCGTCATGA
- the leuD gene encoding 3-isopropylmalate dehydratase small subunit, translating into MRPFTTMAALACKLAIDNIDTDQLIPARFMRRPRSEGYGNFLLHDLRFDADGASKPQFPLNDPKLSGCEVILAGRNFGCGSSREAAVYALADYGIRVVIASSFGDIFASNAVKNGVLPAHISEEDSERLLRADDLVAHRPLTIDLGAQTITVGNLVVTFAIDPVWKKQLLNGWDDIDMTRSEAGTIARFAEQDEIRRPWMKPAGVPPPTAPRGGKTR; encoded by the coding sequence ATGCGTCCGTTCACCACCATGGCCGCCCTCGCCTGCAAGCTGGCGATCGACAATATCGATACGGATCAATTGATCCCCGCCCGCTTCATGCGGCGCCCCCGCTCCGAGGGCTACGGCAACTTTCTGCTGCATGACCTGCGCTTCGACGCCGACGGTGCATCGAAGCCGCAATTTCCCTTGAACGATCCAAAACTGTCCGGATGCGAAGTGATCCTCGCCGGCCGCAACTTCGGATGCGGATCGTCCCGCGAGGCCGCGGTTTACGCACTCGCCGATTACGGCATCCGCGTCGTGATTGCGTCGAGCTTCGGCGATATCTTTGCCTCCAACGCAGTCAAGAACGGCGTTCTCCCGGCTCACATCAGCGAGGAAGATTCTGAGCGGCTGTTGCGCGCCGATGACCTGGTCGCTCACCGGCCCTTGACGATCGACCTTGGCGCGCAAACCATCACCGTCGGCAATCTCGTCGTGACCTTCGCCATCGACCCGGTCTGGAAGAAACAGTTGCTCAACGGTTGGGACGACATCGATATGACCCGGAGCGAAGCGGGGACCATCGCGCGGTTCGCCGAACAGGACGAAATTCGGCGTCCCTGGATGAAGCCTGCCGGTGTGCCTCCTCCAACCGCCCCGCGGGGCGGGAAGACCCGGTAG
- a CDS encoding branched-chain amino acid ABC transporter permease has protein sequence MMSPDILAAAVLNGLMSGAVYALIAVGLTLVYGVLHIINFAHGAMLSAAMFAAYLAFQAGIDPYAAMVPLALVFFGLGYGLQRLVIGPASHGDDRNILLITLGLSIVIENCLLAVFNSDTRTVDVAYGFSTFDLGFTFLAVPRAVAFGVSCLVAVLLWILLAHTDTGKAIRAVAREKLGASLAGIDVAHVYAVTFGLGATCLAIAACLLLPTYYVHPRVGNVYVLVAFTIVVLGGMGSIPGAIAGGLFVGVVESLCGLVFGESLGQLGIFVIFILVLLIRPTGLFGAKA, from the coding sequence ATGATGTCGCCCGATATACTGGCTGCCGCCGTGCTGAACGGCCTGATGTCCGGGGCGGTCTATGCGTTGATCGCGGTGGGGCTGACACTGGTCTACGGCGTGCTGCACATCATCAACTTCGCCCATGGCGCCATGCTGAGCGCGGCGATGTTCGCGGCCTATCTGGCGTTCCAGGCGGGGATCGATCCCTATGCCGCAATGGTGCCGCTGGCGCTGGTTTTTTTCGGGCTGGGCTATGGCTTGCAGCGCCTGGTGATCGGGCCCGCCAGCCATGGCGATGATCGAAACATCTTGCTCATCACCCTTGGATTGTCGATCGTCATCGAGAATTGTCTGCTTGCCGTCTTCAATTCCGATACCAGGACCGTCGATGTCGCCTACGGGTTTTCGACGTTCGACCTCGGCTTCACATTCCTCGCCGTGCCGCGTGCGGTTGCCTTCGGCGTCTCCTGCCTCGTCGCCGTCCTGCTCTGGATTCTGCTGGCACATACCGACACCGGCAAGGCGATCCGCGCGGTCGCCAGGGAAAAGCTTGGAGCGTCCCTGGCCGGCATCGATGTGGCTCATGTCTATGCGGTGACCTTCGGGCTCGGTGCGACATGCCTTGCCATCGCGGCGTGCCTGCTGCTGCCGACCTATTATGTGCATCCGCGCGTCGGCAACGTCTACGTGCTCGTGGCTTTCACCATCGTTGTACTCGGCGGCATGGGATCGATCCCCGGCGCCATCGCGGGCGGGTTGTTCGTCGGCGTCGTCGAGAGCCTTTGCGGCCTCGTGTTTGGTGAAAGCCTCGGTCAGCTCGGCATTTTCGTCATCTTCATCCTTGTGCTGCTGATCCGCCCGACCGGACTGTTCGGAGCCAAGGCATGA
- a CDS encoding ABC transporter ATP-binding protein — translation MLEVRDLVAGYDGTSVLCGISLKVEAGSIVAVLGANGVGKTTLNKVLSGLVRPQRGEVIFDGRRIDRKSPADIVAAGLVHVPEGRKLFPDLSVRENLELGSYRRGKAQRARTMDQVLSVFPRLKERFDQRAGTLSGGEQQMVAIGRGMMGQPKLLILDEPSLGLAPLLVEEMFTLIGRLNEAGLTILLVEQNVMQSLELADAAHVMEHGCLVLSGTGAELIGNSELAKTYLGM, via the coding sequence CTGCTCGAAGTCAGAGATCTCGTGGCCGGCTATGACGGCACCTCCGTGCTGTGTGGCATCAGCCTCAAGGTCGAGGCCGGTTCGATCGTCGCCGTGCTGGGCGCCAATGGCGTCGGCAAGACCACCTTGAACAAGGTGCTGTCGGGCCTTGTTCGCCCGCAACGCGGCGAGGTGATCTTCGACGGGCGGCGCATTGATCGAAAAAGCCCCGCCGATATCGTCGCGGCAGGTCTCGTGCACGTGCCCGAGGGCCGCAAGCTGTTTCCCGATCTGAGCGTGCGCGAGAACCTGGAACTCGGCTCTTACCGACGCGGCAAAGCCCAGCGTGCCCGGACCATGGACCAGGTGCTGAGCGTGTTCCCACGCCTGAAGGAGCGGTTTGACCAGCGCGCCGGAACGCTCTCCGGCGGCGAACAGCAGATGGTCGCGATCGGTCGAGGCATGATGGGGCAACCAAAGCTGCTCATTCTGGACGAGCCCTCGCTCGGGCTGGCGCCGCTTCTGGTCGAGGAGATGTTCACACTGATCGGTCGCTTGAATGAAGCGGGACTGACGATCCTCCTCGTCGAACAGAACGTCATGCAGTCGCTGGAGCTCGCCGATGCCGCCCACGTGATGGAACACGGTTGCCTGGTGCTGTCCGGGACCGGAGCCGAACTGATCGGAAACAGCGAATTGGCCAAGACCTATTTGGGAATGTGA
- a CDS encoding ABC transporter substrate-binding protein — MTKTGRTGLSRRRLLKGGAALVAGTVAMPAYLRAQGTTVKVGILQPVTGALAFDGAQGQIGAVAAIKAINDKGGIKSLGGARLEMVFGDARSTPEGGTAEVERMAAEGVAAIVGGFASPICLAATQAASRYDLGYIVDVGVSDQIVSRGLTNTFRFAPGFGIVTKSALDNLVTINDAAGKPAKTVVLVHEDGLFGSGLAKLMQAELPKRGFEILDTIAHPTPARDMSNVALQIRSKNPDLIIPSSYYGEFVLLARTMQQQKIKPKGVFCVLNGAASNYRFVKEFPEAAENVMDCNHWHDPRNAVAQALKKEVEASGKFFTYNVSLNYSGVLLLADAIERAASADRKAIVAALASSTFAGHIMPYGPTQFVGGQNTGAAPVNTQVQDNDIKVIFPSSFADAKPAFPVPA, encoded by the coding sequence ATGACAAAGACAGGTAGAACCGGTTTGTCGCGCCGCCGCCTCCTCAAGGGCGGTGCGGCTCTGGTCGCCGGAACCGTGGCGATGCCGGCCTATCTGCGGGCGCAGGGCACGACGGTCAAGGTCGGCATTCTGCAGCCGGTCACCGGTGCGCTGGCCTTCGATGGCGCGCAAGGCCAGATCGGTGCCGTGGCTGCCATCAAGGCGATCAACGACAAGGGTGGCATCAAATCGCTGGGAGGCGCCAGGCTGGAGATGGTGTTCGGCGATGCGCGCTCCACCCCCGAAGGGGGCACCGCGGAAGTCGAGCGCATGGCGGCAGAAGGCGTCGCGGCGATCGTCGGCGGCTTCGCCAGTCCGATCTGCCTTGCGGCAACGCAGGCGGCCTCGCGCTATGATCTCGGCTACATCGTCGATGTCGGCGTCTCGGACCAGATCGTCTCGCGCGGCCTGACCAACACCTTCCGCTTTGCGCCTGGCTTTGGCATCGTCACAAAGAGCGCGCTCGACAATCTGGTGACCATCAATGATGCCGCCGGCAAGCCGGCGAAGACCGTGGTCCTGGTGCATGAGGACGGCCTGTTCGGTTCGGGCCTTGCCAAGCTGATGCAGGCCGAGCTGCCCAAGCGCGGCTTCGAGATCCTCGACACCATCGCGCATCCGACGCCGGCACGCGACATGTCGAACGTAGCGCTGCAGATCCGCTCCAAAAATCCGGATCTCATCATCCCGTCGAGCTATTACGGCGAGTTCGTACTGCTGGCGCGCACCATGCAGCAGCAGAAGATCAAGCCGAAGGGGGTGTTCTGCGTGCTCAACGGCGCCGCGTCCAACTACCGCTTCGTCAAGGAATTTCCGGAAGCGGCTGAGAACGTCATGGACTGCAACCATTGGCACGATCCGCGCAATGCGGTGGCGCAAGCCCTGAAGAAGGAGGTCGAGGCGTCGGGTAAATTCTTCACCTACAACGTTTCCCTGAATTATTCCGGTGTCCTGCTGCTTGCCGATGCGATCGAGCGCGCCGCGTCCGCGGACCGCAAGGCGATCGTGGCGGCTCTGGCATCCTCGACCTTTGCCGGTCACATCATGCCCTATGGTCCGACCCAATTCGTCGGCGGTCAGAACACCGGTGCGGCGCCCGTCAACACCCAGGTTCAGGACAACGATATCAAGGTCATCTTCCCGTCGAGCTTTGCCGACGCGAAGCCGGCGTTCCCGGTCCCGGCCTGA
- a CDS encoding branched-chain amino acid ABC transporter permease: protein MSTVRAYGAIAITALLLALLPVVVQSNTVINALVTAMIIALAGQGWNLLAGYGGQFSFGHAAFFGAGAYGNAILQTRYGINAYAAMLVATAIGALVGAIIGYLSFRSGLRGSYFALITLAFAEVFRIVANATPATGGAAGTLIKLQVAAANFQFASRAFYFWIILALVIAAMLLMRGIERSRFGAYLVAVRENENAAAALGVDTFDVKLRAMTLSAAMTALAGAFYVQYFLFVDSSIAFGTWISVEALLAPIIGGLGTVFGPLLGALALHFLGELAKAVAGRVPGIDLALFGILLVLIIAFARDGLQGLLSRLSRFWRTRRPA, encoded by the coding sequence ATGAGCACGGTCCGGGCTTACGGCGCGATTGCGATCACGGCCCTGCTGCTGGCGTTGCTGCCGGTGGTGGTCCAGTCCAACACGGTCATCAATGCGCTGGTCACGGCGATGATCATCGCCTTGGCCGGGCAAGGCTGGAATTTGCTGGCGGGTTACGGCGGGCAATTTTCCTTCGGCCATGCCGCGTTCTTCGGTGCCGGCGCTTACGGCAATGCGATTCTGCAAACCCGTTACGGCATCAATGCCTACGCGGCGATGCTGGTCGCGACGGCCATCGGTGCGCTTGTCGGTGCCATCATCGGCTATTTGAGTTTCCGATCGGGATTGCGCGGCTCCTATTTTGCCCTGATCACGCTGGCTTTCGCCGAGGTGTTCCGGATCGTCGCCAATGCCACACCGGCCACAGGCGGTGCCGCGGGCACCTTGATCAAGCTGCAGGTCGCTGCCGCGAACTTTCAGTTTGCGAGCCGGGCGTTCTATTTCTGGATCATCCTTGCACTGGTCATCGCCGCCATGCTGCTGATGCGCGGCATCGAGCGGAGCCGCTTCGGCGCCTACCTCGTTGCCGTGCGCGAGAACGAAAATGCCGCCGCGGCGCTCGGCGTCGATACGTTCGATGTCAAACTCCGGGCGATGACGCTGTCCGCGGCGATGACAGCGTTGGCGGGGGCCTTCTATGTTCAGTATTTCCTGTTCGTCGATTCCTCGATCGCCTTCGGCACCTGGATTTCCGTCGAGGCGCTGCTGGCGCCGATCATCGGTGGATTGGGCACCGTGTTCGGGCCGTTGCTTGGCGCCCTCGCGCTGCATTTCCTTGGCGAACTCGCCAAAGCCGTCGCGGGCCGGGTTCCCGGCATCGATCTGGCGCTGTTCGGTATCCTGCTGGTGCTGATCATCGCCTTTGCGCGTGATGGATTGCAGGGGCTTCTCAGCAGGTTGTCTCGGTTCTGGCGTACCCGGAGACCGGCATGA
- a CDS encoding ABC transporter ATP-binding protein — translation MMAPLLSVANASKRFGGLLAVDNASLMVKAGGITGLIGPNGAGKTTLFSLISGSEPPTSGSITFDKAEISHLSPHRRASLGIARTFQIVQPFAGLSVRENIAVGAYLHCHRRDEAMDRAAAIAARVGLATRLEAPAAGLTVSARKRLELARALAIRPRLLLLDEVLAGLNPSEVRDIIPVIKAFVADGITILMVEHVMQAVMSLCDHVYVLAEGRMIAEGTPAEVTREPKVIEAYLGPGAAARIASEATSHG, via the coding sequence ATGATGGCTCCGCTTCTCAGTGTCGCCAATGCCAGCAAGCGGTTCGGCGGTCTCCTGGCCGTCGACAATGCCAGCCTGATGGTGAAAGCCGGCGGCATCACCGGTCTGATCGGGCCGAACGGCGCCGGCAAGACCACGCTTTTCAGCCTGATCTCCGGATCCGAGCCGCCGACATCGGGCTCGATCACCTTTGACAAGGCGGAGATATCACACCTGTCGCCCCATCGCAGGGCGTCACTCGGGATCGCGAGGACGTTCCAGATCGTCCAGCCGTTCGCCGGCCTGAGCGTGCGTGAGAACATCGCCGTCGGCGCCTATCTGCACTGCCATCGCCGCGACGAGGCGATGGATCGTGCCGCTGCGATTGCCGCGCGCGTTGGTCTGGCAACCCGGCTGGAGGCTCCGGCCGCCGGGCTCACGGTGTCTGCGCGCAAACGCCTGGAATTGGCCCGCGCCCTGGCGATCAGACCGCGCCTGCTGCTGCTCGACGAAGTTCTGGCCGGGCTGAACCCCTCCGAGGTGCGCGATATCATTCCCGTCATCAAGGCGTTCGTCGCCGACGGCATCACCATCCTCATGGTTGAACACGTCATGCAGGCGGTGATGAGCCTGTGCGATCACGTCTATGTTCTGGCCGAAGGCCGGATGATTGCCGAGGGCACCCCGGCCGAGGTGACGCGCGAGCCGAAGGTCATCGAAGCCTATCTCGGGCCGGGCGCTGCTGCGCGGATCGCGTCGGAGGCGACCAGCCATGGCTGA
- a CDS encoding GDSL-type esterase/lipase family protein, giving the protein MPGLILIVIAALLMGGPQSALAASQKWVATWAGSAQGPYPVGNPSAQPDQQFAFPSAATGARDQTFRLILRPSVWGRQARIRVTNVFGTQPLSIDGAFVGLQLGGAALMKGSNRPVTFAGKASVTVPAGQSTWSDPVTLSFVRDPDAAEWAGRKLALSFHVAGDSGPMTWHAKALTTSFVIEPGASAKGQTEDEAAFPFATASWFFIDAVEMNMPADSFAVLAFGDSITDGTASTMNGDDRWPDVLARRLRAVHGNRIAVINAGIGGNQIAGPADYGASKPFPGGPAAEQRLDRDVLALSGISALIWLEGINDFSRNGNASVDTVTGALKRSVARLRASRPDMTILGATVVSALGSSSAAHGFPEQNDKRKALNEVIRTSGLFDGIVDFDKATLDPQTGGLKPEFVPDSTTGGPGDKLHPNRTGYLAMGQVIDLSLLKPRPAARR; this is encoded by the coding sequence GTGCCGGGGCTCATTCTTATTGTCATCGCAGCGCTGTTAATGGGCGGCCCGCAATCGGCCTTGGCCGCGAGCCAAAAATGGGTCGCGACCTGGGCGGGCTCGGCGCAGGGCCCCTATCCCGTCGGCAATCCATCGGCCCAGCCGGACCAGCAGTTTGCGTTTCCGTCGGCGGCGACCGGCGCCAGGGACCAGACCTTTCGCCTGATCCTGCGGCCATCCGTCTGGGGGCGGCAGGCCAGGATCCGGGTGACCAATGTGTTCGGCACGCAGCCGCTGAGCATCGACGGCGCGTTCGTCGGACTGCAGCTGGGCGGCGCGGCCCTGATGAAGGGAAGCAACCGTCCGGTCACGTTCGCGGGCAAAGCCAGCGTGACCGTGCCGGCAGGACAGTCGACATGGAGCGATCCGGTGACTTTAAGTTTTGTCCGCGATCCCGATGCCGCCGAATGGGCCGGGCGCAAGCTGGCCCTGAGTTTTCATGTCGCCGGCGACAGCGGCCCGATGACCTGGCACGCGAAAGCGTTGACGACATCTTTTGTCATCGAGCCCGGCGCCAGCGCCAAGGGACAGACGGAGGACGAAGCCGCCTTCCCCTTCGCCACCGCATCCTGGTTCTTCATCGATGCCGTCGAGATGAACATGCCGGCGGACAGTTTCGCCGTGCTGGCCTTCGGGGATTCGATCACGGACGGCACGGCGTCCACCATGAACGGCGACGACCGCTGGCCCGATGTGCTGGCGCGCCGGCTGCGCGCGGTCCACGGCAACCGCATCGCTGTCATCAATGCCGGCATCGGTGGCAACCAGATCGCGGGTCCGGCGGACTATGGCGCGTCGAAGCCGTTTCCGGGTGGTCCCGCAGCCGAACAGCGGCTCGATCGCGACGTGCTGGCGCTGTCGGGTATCTCCGCCCTGATCTGGCTGGAGGGCATCAACGACTTCAGCAGGAACGGCAACGCCTCGGTCGACACCGTGACGGGTGCCTTGAAAAGAAGTGTCGCCCGCCTGCGCGCCAGCCGGCCGGACATGACCATTCTCGGCGCCACCGTGGTCAGTGCGCTCGGCAGTTCAAGCGCGGCGCACGGTTTCCCGGAGCAGAACGACAAACGCAAGGCGCTGAACGAGGTCATCCGCACGTCGGGCCTGTTCGACGGGATCGTCGATTTCGACAAGGCGACCCTCGATCCACAAACCGGCGGTCTCAAGCCGGAATTCGTGCCCGACAGCACCACCGGCGGACCCGGCGACAAGCTGCATCCGAACCGGACCGGCTACCTGGCGATGGGACAGGTGATCGATCTCAGCCTGCTGAAGCCTCGGCCAGCCGCCCGCCGCTAG
- the leuC gene encoding 3-isopropylmalate dehydratase large subunit, whose product MARSQPAMTIIDKLWDAHAITTREDGQTLLFIDRHIVHEGSFHAFNQLRTRGATLARPDLTFGIADHYVPTRPASSAANTEAAGMIEQLERNAHEHGILSFGQFDQRQGIVHVAIPEQGLTLPGLSIVCGDSHTSTHGAFGAYAFGIGASEVAHVLMTQTLWQKRPKRMRIVVDGQLPAGTGAKDIALTIIARIGADGAQGHAIEYAGNAIAALSMEGRMTLCNLSIEAGGRLGLIAPDQTTFDYVRGRPFAPRGDDLARAIEDWRLLASDADAAFDREVVLDGREIAPVVTWGTSPEQAAPIDGSVPDPARMGDEHKAQAAREAIGYMDLRPGQALNEIQIDRVFIGSCTNSRIEDLRAAAAILTGRRSRVPGLVSPGSSAVKQQAEQEGLDRIFRDAGLEWVASGCSMCVGMNGDTVPAGERCASTTNRNFRGRQGRGSRTHLMSPAMVAAAAVAGHLVDSRLLARE is encoded by the coding sequence ATGGCGCGCAGTCAACCGGCGATGACGATTATCGACAAGCTCTGGGATGCCCATGCCATCACCACGCGCGAGGATGGCCAGACGCTGCTGTTCATCGACCGGCACATTGTTCATGAAGGCTCGTTTCACGCCTTCAATCAGCTCAGGACTCGCGGCGCGACACTTGCACGACCCGACTTGACGTTCGGAATCGCCGATCATTATGTGCCGACCCGGCCGGCCTCCAGCGCCGCCAACACCGAGGCGGCGGGCATGATCGAACAATTGGAGCGCAACGCCCATGAACACGGCATCTTGTCGTTCGGTCAATTCGACCAGCGCCAGGGCATCGTTCATGTCGCGATCCCCGAGCAGGGCCTGACATTGCCCGGACTGTCGATCGTCTGCGGCGACAGCCATACCTCGACCCACGGCGCTTTCGGCGCTTACGCCTTCGGCATCGGCGCTTCGGAAGTCGCACATGTGCTGATGACACAGACCCTGTGGCAAAAGCGGCCGAAGCGGATGCGGATTGTCGTGGATGGGCAACTGCCCGCAGGAACCGGCGCCAAGGATATCGCGCTGACGATCATCGCAAGGATCGGCGCGGACGGCGCGCAGGGTCACGCCATCGAATACGCCGGCAACGCCATCGCAGCATTGTCGATGGAAGGCCGGATGACGCTGTGCAACCTCTCCATCGAGGCCGGCGGACGGCTCGGCCTGATCGCGCCGGACCAAACAACTTTCGACTATGTGCGCGGGCGTCCGTTCGCTCCCCGGGGTGATGATCTCGCGCGCGCCATCGAAGACTGGCGCTTGCTGGCCAGCGATGCCGACGCGGCGTTCGATCGGGAGGTCGTGCTTGATGGGCGCGAGATCGCGCCTGTCGTGACCTGGGGGACCAGCCCGGAACAGGCAGCTCCCATCGACGGGTCTGTACCGGATCCAGCGAGGATGGGCGATGAACACAAAGCCCAAGCTGCGCGAGAGGCCATCGGCTACATGGATCTTCGTCCGGGGCAGGCGCTGAACGAGATCCAGATCGATCGGGTTTTCATCGGCTCCTGCACCAACAGCCGGATTGAAGACCTGCGCGCCGCCGCCGCCATCCTCACAGGCCGGCGCTCGCGCGTGCCGGGCCTGGTGTCGCCGGGATCGTCGGCGGTGAAGCAGCAGGCGGAGCAAGAGGGCCTCGATCGGATCTTTCGCGACGCCGGGCTGGAATGGGTCGCCTCGGGCTGTTCGATGTGTGTCGGGATGAATGGCGATACGGTCCCGGCCGGCGAACGTTGCGCCTCCACCACCAATCGAAATTTCAGGGGACGCCAGGGGCGGGGCAGCCGGACCCACCTGATGTCGCCGGCCATGGTCGCCGCGGCCGCCGTCGCCGGTCACCTCGTCGATAGCCGTCTCCTTGCCCGGGAGTAG